The Mycolicibacterium smegmatis genome has a window encoding:
- a CDS encoding fumarate reductase/succinate dehydrogenase flavoprotein subunit: protein MSELERHSYDVVVIGAGGAGLRAVIEARERGLRVAVVTKSLFGKAHTVMAEGGCAAAMRNVNTKDSWQVHFGDTMRGGKFLNNWRMAELHAQEAPDRVWELETYGALFDRTKDGKISQRNFGGHTYPRLAHVGDRTGLEIIRTLQQKIVSLQQEDKRELGDYEARIRVFHETSITELILDDGKIAGAFGYYRETGNFVLFEAPAVVLATGGIGKSFKVSSNSWEYTGDGHALALRAGSALINMEFIQFHPTGMVWPLSVKGILVTEGVRGDGGVLKNSEGKRFMFDYIPSVFKGQYAETEEEADQWLKDNDSARRTPDLLPRDEVARAINAEVKAGRGSPHGGVYLDIASRMPAEEIKRRLPSMYHQFIELAEVDITKDAMEVGPTCHYVMGGIEVDPDTAAGATPGLFAAGECSGGMHGSNRLGGNSLSDLLVFGRRAGLGAADYVRALPDRPKVSEAAVEDATRLVLAPFEPKAEPENPYTLHAELQQSMNDLVGIIRKEAEIQEALDRLQELKRRYANVTVEGGRVFNPGWHLAIDMRNMLLVSECVAKAALQRTESRGGHTRDDYPEMDANWRNTLLVCRVSGGDPVVPDVTVTPEQQVPMRPDLLGCFELSELEKYYTPEELAEHPERKG, encoded by the coding sequence ATGAGTGAACTGGAGCGGCACTCCTACGACGTCGTCGTGATCGGTGCCGGCGGGGCGGGACTGCGCGCCGTGATCGAGGCACGCGAACGCGGTCTGCGCGTCGCTGTGGTGACGAAATCGCTTTTCGGCAAGGCCCATACCGTGATGGCCGAGGGCGGCTGCGCCGCGGCGATGCGCAACGTCAACACCAAGGACTCCTGGCAGGTGCACTTCGGTGACACCATGCGCGGTGGCAAATTCCTCAACAACTGGCGGATGGCCGAACTGCACGCGCAGGAGGCGCCCGACCGCGTGTGGGAACTGGAGACCTACGGCGCGCTGTTCGACCGCACCAAGGACGGCAAGATCAGCCAGCGCAACTTCGGCGGCCACACCTACCCGCGCCTGGCGCACGTCGGCGACCGCACCGGCCTGGAGATCATCCGCACCCTGCAGCAGAAGATCGTGTCGCTGCAGCAGGAGGACAAACGTGAACTCGGCGACTACGAGGCCCGCATCCGGGTGTTCCACGAGACCTCGATCACCGAACTGATCCTGGACGACGGCAAGATCGCCGGCGCGTTCGGCTACTACCGCGAGACCGGCAACTTCGTGCTGTTCGAGGCGCCCGCGGTGGTGCTCGCCACGGGCGGCATCGGCAAGTCGTTCAAGGTGTCGTCGAACTCATGGGAGTACACCGGCGACGGCCACGCGCTGGCACTGCGCGCCGGTTCGGCCCTGATCAACATGGAGTTCATCCAGTTCCACCCGACCGGCATGGTCTGGCCGCTGTCGGTGAAGGGCATCCTGGTCACCGAAGGCGTGCGCGGCGACGGCGGGGTGCTGAAGAACTCCGAGGGCAAGCGGTTCATGTTCGACTACATCCCCTCGGTGTTCAAAGGCCAGTACGCCGAGACCGAGGAAGAAGCCGACCAGTGGCTCAAGGACAACGACTCGGCACGCCGCACCCCTGACCTGCTTCCCCGCGACGAGGTGGCCCGCGCCATCAACGCCGAGGTGAAGGCCGGCCGCGGCTCACCGCACGGGGGCGTGTACCTCGACATCGCGTCACGCATGCCCGCCGAGGAGATCAAGCGCAGGCTGCCGTCGATGTACCACCAGTTCATCGAGCTCGCCGAGGTGGACATCACCAAGGACGCCATGGAGGTCGGCCCCACCTGCCACTACGTCATGGGTGGTATCGAGGTCGATCCGGACACTGCTGCGGGCGCGACCCCAGGCCTGTTCGCCGCGGGCGAGTGCTCGGGTGGCATGCACGGTTCGAACCGGCTCGGCGGCAACTCGCTGTCAGATCTGTTGGTGTTCGGCCGCCGCGCCGGTCTGGGCGCCGCCGACTACGTGCGGGCCCTTCCGGACCGGCCGAAGGTTTCCGAAGCCGCCGTCGAGGACGCCACACGACTCGTCCTGGCGCCGTTCGAGCCCAAGGCCGAACCCGAGAATCCCTACACGCTGCACGCCGAACTGCAGCAGTCGATGAACGACCTGGTGGGCATCATCCGCAAGGAGGCCGAGATCCAGGAGGCGCTCGACAGGCTGCAGGAACTCAAGCGGCGCTACGCCAATGTGACCGTCGAAGGCGGGCGCGTGTTCAACCCCGGTTGGCACCTGGCCATCGACATGCGCAACATGCTGCTGGTCAGCGAATGCGTCGCGAAAGCCGCGCTGCAGCGCACCGAGAGCCGCGGCGGGCACACACGCGACGACTACCCGGAGATGGATGCCAACTGGCGCAACACGCTGCTGGTCTGCCGCGTCTCAGGTGGTGACCCGGTGGTTCCCGACGTGACGGTGACACCCGAGCAGCAGGTGCCGATGCGACCCGATCTGCTGGGGTGCTTCGAGCTCTCGGAGCTCGAAAAGTACTACACCCCAGAAGAACTGGCCGAGCATCCGGAACGGAAGGGCTGA
- a CDS encoding membrane protein, with protein sequence MSAPTADRRATGVFSPRRAQIPERTLRTDRWWQAPLLTNLGLAAFVIYATIRAFWGSAYWVADYHYLTPFYSPCVSTACAPGSSHFGQWVGDLPWFIPMAFISLPFLLAFRLTCYYYRKAYYRSVWQSPTACAVAEPHAKYTGETRFPLILQNIHRYFFYAAVLISLVNTYDAITAFHSPSGFGFGLGNVILTGNVILLWVYTLSCHSCRHVTGGRLKHFSKHPVRYWIWTQVSKLNTRHMLFAWITLGTLVLTDFYIMLVASGTISDLRFIG encoded by the coding sequence GTGAGCGCACCCACCGCTGACCGTCGCGCGACCGGGGTCTTCTCGCCGAGGCGAGCGCAGATCCCCGAACGCACCCTACGGACCGACCGGTGGTGGCAGGCACCACTGTTGACCAATCTCGGACTGGCCGCATTCGTCATCTACGCGACGATCCGGGCGTTCTGGGGCAGTGCGTACTGGGTGGCGGACTACCACTACCTGACGCCGTTCTACTCGCCGTGCGTGAGCACGGCGTGTGCGCCCGGGTCCAGCCACTTCGGCCAGTGGGTGGGTGACCTGCCGTGGTTCATCCCGATGGCGTTCATCTCACTGCCGTTCCTCTTGGCGTTCCGGCTCACCTGCTACTACTACCGCAAGGCCTACTACCGGTCGGTGTGGCAGTCGCCGACGGCCTGCGCAGTGGCCGAGCCGCACGCGAAATACACTGGTGAAACCCGTTTTCCGCTGATCCTGCAGAACATTCACCGATACTTCTTCTACGCCGCCGTCCTCATCTCGCTGGTGAACACCTACGACGCGATCACCGCGTTCCACTCCCCCAGCGGCTTCGGGTTCGGCCTCGGAAATGTCATCCTGACCGGCAATGTGATCCTGTTGTGGGTCTACACGCTGTCCTGCCACTCGTGCCGCCACGTCACCGGCGGCCGTCTCAAGCACTTCTCGAAACATCCTGTCCGGTACTGGATCTGGACACAGGTGAGCAAACTCAACACGCGGCACATGTTGTTCGCCTGGATCACCCTCGGCACACTGGTGCTCACCGACTTCTACATCATGCTGGTGGCCAGCGGGACCATCTCCGACTTGAGATTCATTGGCTGA
- a CDS encoding isocitrate lyase/PEP mutase family protein — translation MGNTRSDGLEAKAEALLALHRPGDPGVLPTVWDAWSARLAVDAGFAALTVGSHPVADSIGKSDGENMAFEDLLTRVRQITAAVEVPVSVDIESGYGESPERLIEGLLDAGVVGFNLEDTVHKEGKRLRTATEHAELVGQLRAAADAAGVHVVINARTDLFLRNDGDDADRVERAIARMSEAAAAGADSLFPAGLRDPEGLARFTSAVSLPVSVTVPPEDTDKAALAALGVGRITFGPFLQWALGAQAKEILGLWA, via the coding sequence ATGGGCAACACGCGCTCGGATGGGCTCGAGGCCAAGGCGGAAGCGCTGCTGGCACTGCACCGGCCCGGTGACCCCGGTGTGCTGCCCACGGTGTGGGACGCATGGTCGGCCCGGCTGGCGGTCGACGCGGGTTTCGCGGCGCTGACGGTCGGCAGCCACCCGGTGGCCGACTCCATCGGCAAGTCCGATGGCGAGAACATGGCGTTCGAGGATCTCCTGACACGGGTCCGCCAGATCACCGCGGCGGTCGAGGTCCCGGTGTCCGTCGACATCGAGTCCGGATACGGTGAGTCGCCCGAACGGCTGATCGAAGGGCTGCTCGACGCCGGGGTGGTCGGCTTCAACCTCGAGGACACGGTCCACAAGGAGGGCAAGCGCCTGCGCACGGCCACCGAGCACGCCGAACTGGTGGGTCAACTGCGTGCGGCAGCCGATGCCGCGGGCGTGCACGTGGTGATCAACGCGCGTACCGACCTGTTCCTGCGCAACGACGGTGACGACGCCGACCGCGTCGAGCGCGCGATCGCGCGGATGTCGGAGGCCGCCGCAGCCGGCGCCGACTCGCTGTTCCCCGCCGGACTGCGGGACCCGGAAGGATTGGCGCGGTTCACCTCCGCGGTGTCCCTGCCGGTTAGTGTGACCGTGCCGCCCGAGGACACCGACAAGGCCGCGCTCGCCGCGCTCGGGGTCGGGCGCATCACGTTCGGGCCGTTCCTGCAGTGGGCGCTCGGTGCGCAGGCGAAGGAAATCCTCGGGCTCTGGGCCTGA
- a CDS encoding Hsp20/alpha crystallin family protein, whose protein sequence is MKTPAVWTRPAWQLDNWVRDFFGPATTDDWFKGFTPAAEVTRDGEDAVVSVELPGVDVGKDVNVEVDRGRLVIHGERRDERSEESDGRTYSEVRYGSFRREFKLPAHVTGDAVTASYDAGVLKVRVAGAYAGEQPQRIAIESR, encoded by the coding sequence ATGAAGACGCCCGCGGTGTGGACCCGGCCCGCCTGGCAGCTCGACAATTGGGTGCGGGACTTCTTCGGCCCGGCCACCACCGACGACTGGTTCAAGGGATTCACCCCGGCCGCCGAGGTCACAAGAGACGGTGAGGACGCCGTGGTGTCCGTCGAACTCCCCGGTGTGGATGTCGGCAAGGACGTCAACGTCGAGGTCGACCGCGGCCGGTTGGTCATCCACGGCGAGCGACGTGACGAACGCTCCGAGGAATCCGACGGCCGCACCTACAGTGAGGTCCGCTACGGCTCCTTCCGCCGTGAGTTCAAGCTGCCCGCGCACGTCACGGGCGACGCGGTCACCGCGTCCTACGACGCAGGCGTACTGAAGGTACGGGTCGCCGGTGCCTACGCGGGCGAGCAGCCTCAGCGCATCGCGATCGAGAGCCGGTAA
- a CDS encoding DMT family transporter, with protein sequence MSDESSATALLSPALSRAGLGWGFLGVAAFSFTVIFTRVALGGLSPLFIGAGRAVVAAALAAAALTFTRAALPQGRQWLRLGVVAAGVVAGFPLLTSYALTTVPATHGAVVIALLPAATAVAAVLRCREHPPLAFWAAAGAGALAAVVFAMLHGGGVGQLHWADLLLFGAVIAAAIGYAEGGLLARELGSWQTVSWALVVAAPVMVALTAAAVVDRPPQAGAGEWAAFGYLAAVSMFLGFFAWYRGLAIGPMAQVSQVQLVQPVLTICWAALLLHESLTWTTACGGAAVVASAGFAVRMRRSPRANSHAGT encoded by the coding sequence ATGTCAGATGAGAGTAGCGCTACTGCGCTTCTGTCGCCCGCGCTATCCCGCGCGGGCCTGGGCTGGGGTTTCCTGGGCGTTGCGGCGTTCTCGTTCACGGTGATCTTCACGCGCGTTGCCCTCGGCGGCCTCTCGCCCCTGTTCATCGGGGCCGGACGCGCCGTCGTCGCGGCCGCGCTGGCAGCTGCGGCGCTCACGTTCACCCGAGCGGCGCTGCCGCAGGGCAGGCAGTGGCTGCGCCTCGGTGTGGTCGCCGCGGGAGTGGTGGCCGGGTTTCCGCTGCTGACGTCGTACGCGCTGACCACAGTCCCCGCGACGCACGGGGCCGTGGTGATCGCCCTGCTGCCCGCCGCCACGGCCGTCGCCGCGGTGCTGCGGTGTCGTGAGCATCCGCCGCTGGCATTCTGGGCCGCGGCGGGCGCCGGGGCCCTCGCGGCGGTGGTGTTCGCGATGTTGCACGGCGGCGGCGTGGGCCAGTTGCACTGGGCTGACCTGTTGCTGTTCGGCGCCGTGATCGCCGCGGCGATCGGGTATGCCGAAGGAGGCCTGCTGGCAAGGGAACTCGGCTCGTGGCAGACCGTCTCATGGGCGCTCGTGGTGGCAGCGCCGGTGATGGTGGCGCTGACCGCGGCGGCCGTCGTCGACCGCCCGCCGCAGGCAGGCGCGGGCGAGTGGGCCGCCTTCGGTTACCTGGCCGCGGTCAGCATGTTCCTCGGGTTTTTCGCGTGGTACCGCGGCCTGGCCATCGGGCCGATGGCCCAGGTGAGTCAGGTCCAACTTGTCCAACCCGTGCTGACCATCTGCTGGGCCGCGCTGTTGTTGCACGAAAGCCTCACGTGGACAACGGCGTGCGGCGGCGCGGCCGTGGTCGCCTCGGCCGGGTTCGCGGTACGGATGCGGCGTTCGCCGAGAGCGAACTCCCACGCGGGAACATGA
- a CDS encoding PLP-dependent aminotransferase family protein has translation MDNDSTERIVRGMRQWIAGAPPGAQLPSNRALVAQYGASPVTVASAMRTLRGLGLIETRPGVGTFVRVSRSSRPPDYAWQTAALGSPRARIPVLSAPMRYGAPDAVALHSGYPARELLPQRLVRAALTRAARSEAALSRSAVTGLPDLQAWFAQELAEAVPAGRSAPGPRDVVVLPGSQSGLSSAFRALVGHGQPLLIESPTYWGAIIAAAQAGVRVVPVPSGVDGPDPDELARAFDDTGARVFYAQPNFANPTGAQWGTERVEQILDVVRARKAFLIDDDWAHDFGIDSTARPVAAHDDDGHVIYLRSLTKSVSPAMRVAAVIARGPVLERIVADRGAESMYVSGVLQAAVLDVVTQPAWRSHLRDLRAQLRQRRDLMVSCLAEHVDAAHLEQVPHGGLHLWLRLPDQTDLDRLVRDCEADKVLVAAGTEWFPAEPSGRYLRLNFSGPEPDRFEEAARVIGRSLRRQC, from the coding sequence ATGGACAACGATAGCACCGAGCGAATCGTGCGCGGGATGCGCCAGTGGATCGCCGGTGCGCCGCCCGGTGCGCAGTTGCCGTCCAACCGCGCCCTCGTCGCGCAGTATGGCGCCAGTCCGGTGACCGTCGCCAGCGCGATGCGGACGCTACGAGGGCTAGGGCTCATCGAAACACGGCCCGGCGTAGGTACTTTCGTGCGGGTCAGCCGTTCGTCGCGTCCACCCGACTACGCATGGCAGACCGCGGCGCTCGGCTCGCCCCGCGCACGGATCCCGGTTCTGTCGGCACCCATGCGTTACGGTGCGCCCGATGCGGTAGCGCTGCACTCCGGATATCCTGCGCGGGAACTGCTGCCGCAGCGGTTGGTGCGCGCTGCACTCACCAGGGCAGCGCGCAGCGAGGCGGCGCTGAGCCGCTCGGCCGTCACGGGCCTGCCCGATCTGCAGGCGTGGTTCGCGCAGGAGCTCGCCGAAGCCGTACCCGCGGGCAGATCGGCGCCGGGACCTCGCGACGTGGTCGTGCTGCCCGGCAGTCAGAGCGGGCTCAGCTCCGCGTTTCGTGCGCTGGTGGGGCACGGGCAGCCGCTGCTCATCGAGTCACCCACCTACTGGGGTGCGATCATCGCGGCCGCGCAAGCCGGTGTCCGCGTTGTGCCGGTGCCCAGCGGTGTGGACGGTCCCGACCCCGACGAGCTCGCGCGTGCGTTCGACGACACCGGCGCCAGGGTGTTCTACGCGCAACCCAACTTTGCCAATCCCACAGGGGCGCAATGGGGTACCGAGCGCGTCGAACAGATTCTCGATGTCGTCCGTGCCCGCAAGGCGTTCCTGATCGACGACGACTGGGCACACGATTTCGGTATCGACTCCACGGCGCGACCAGTTGCCGCGCACGACGACGACGGCCACGTCATCTACCTGCGGTCGCTCACCAAGAGCGTCTCACCGGCGATGCGGGTGGCGGCCGTCATCGCGCGCGGACCCGTGCTGGAGCGCATCGTCGCCGACCGGGGCGCCGAGTCGATGTATGTCAGCGGTGTGTTGCAGGCCGCGGTGCTCGACGTCGTGACACAGCCGGCCTGGCGCAGCCACCTGCGCGACCTGCGTGCACAACTGCGGCAACGACGTGACCTCATGGTGTCGTGCCTGGCCGAGCACGTGGATGCCGCTCACCTCGAACAGGTTCCGCACGGCGGCCTGCACCTGTGGTTACGCCTTCCCGACCAGACCGACCTCGACCGGCTCGTCCGTGACTGCGAGGCCGACAAGGTCCTCGTCGCGGCGGGCACGGAGTGGTTCCCCGCCGAGCCGTCCGGGCGATATCTGCGCCTGAACTTCTCCGGGCCGGAGCCCGACCGGTTCGAGGAGGCGGCGCGCGTGATCGGACGGTCGCTGCGCAGGCAGTGCTGA
- the nirB gene encoding nitrite reductase large subunit NirB: MQSTRNVVVVGHGMVGHRFVEALRARDTEGSWRVTVLGEEREAAYDRVGLTGYTEHWDRSLLALPGNEYAGDDLVELHLGSAVVEIDRPARTVRTADGCTFSYDALVLATGSYAFVPPVPGRDLPGCHVYRTLDDLDAIRASAANASKSKSPVGVVIGGGLLGLEAANALRQFGLRTHVLEMSPHLMAAQLDEAGGVLLNRMMRDLGIEVHTAVSTQSIAPAQKRKPLRRSEIDDSLRVSLDDGTAIDAGVVIFAAGVRPRDELAREAGLDMAQRGGVLTDSNCVTSDPNIYAIGEVAAVDGRCYGLVAPGYTTAEVVADRLLGGSAEFPGADMSTKLKLLGVDVASFGDAKGITPNCLEVVVNDPVKQTYAKLVLSDDAKTLLGGILVGDASAYGVLRPMVASELPGDPLALIAPTTGGDAPGLGVGALPDIAQICSCNNVTKGDLTEAIAGGCCDVADLKKCTLAGTSCGSCVPLLKQLLEAQGVEQSKALCEHFSQSRAELFEIISATEIRTFSGLIERFGTGKGCDICKPTIASILASTSSDHILDGEQAALQDSNDHFLANIQRNGSYSVVPRVPGGDITPEQLILIGEIARDFGLYTKITGGQRIDMFGARVEQLPEIWRRLVEGGMESGHAYGKSLRTVKSCVGSDWCRYGQQDSVQMAINLELRYRGLRAPHKIKMGVSGCARECAEARGKDVGVIATDSGWNLYVGGNGGMTPRHAQLLAGDLDDETLIRYIDRFLMFYIRTADRLQRTAPWVEALDGGIDHLRDVVCDDSLGLAEEFEAAMARHVEGYACEWKGVLQDPDKLARFVSFVNAPDTPDPTVSFTERSGRKVPDLRPVSIGMPTIRPLQEMS; encoded by the coding sequence ATGCAGTCAACGAGAAACGTCGTCGTCGTCGGCCACGGCATGGTGGGGCACCGCTTCGTCGAGGCGTTGCGCGCCAGGGATACCGAGGGGTCCTGGCGTGTGACGGTGCTGGGCGAGGAGCGCGAGGCCGCCTACGACCGCGTGGGGCTCACCGGGTACACCGAGCATTGGGACCGGTCCCTGCTCGCGTTACCCGGCAACGAGTACGCCGGCGACGACCTCGTGGAGCTGCATCTGGGGTCCGCGGTGGTCGAGATCGACCGGCCGGCCCGGACGGTTCGCACGGCCGACGGCTGCACCTTCTCCTACGACGCGCTGGTGCTGGCGACCGGTTCGTATGCGTTCGTCCCGCCGGTGCCGGGGCGCGACCTGCCGGGGTGCCACGTGTACCGCACCCTGGACGATCTCGACGCGATCCGCGCCAGCGCGGCCAACGCCTCGAAGTCGAAGTCACCGGTCGGTGTGGTGATCGGCGGCGGTCTGCTCGGCCTGGAGGCGGCGAACGCGCTACGACAGTTCGGCCTGCGCACGCACGTCCTGGAGATGTCTCCACATCTGATGGCGGCCCAGCTCGACGAGGCCGGCGGTGTGCTGCTCAACCGGATGATGCGCGACCTCGGTATCGAGGTGCACACCGCGGTGAGCACCCAGAGCATCGCACCGGCGCAGAAGCGCAAGCCACTGCGCAGGTCCGAGATCGACGACTCGCTGCGGGTATCGCTCGACGACGGCACCGCGATCGACGCGGGCGTGGTGATCTTCGCCGCCGGCGTGCGTCCTCGCGACGAACTGGCCCGCGAGGCCGGCCTGGACATGGCGCAGCGTGGCGGCGTGCTCACCGATTCGAATTGTGTGACAAGTGATCCCAACATCTATGCGATCGGCGAGGTGGCCGCCGTCGATGGTCGCTGCTACGGCCTGGTGGCACCGGGTTACACCACGGCCGAGGTGGTCGCCGACCGCCTGCTCGGCGGCTCGGCCGAGTTCCCCGGCGCGGACATGTCGACCAAGCTCAAGCTGCTCGGTGTCGACGTCGCGAGTTTCGGTGATGCCAAGGGGATCACACCGAACTGCCTTGAGGTGGTGGTCAACGACCCGGTCAAGCAGACCTACGCCAAACTGGTGCTCTCCGATGACGCCAAGACCCTGCTGGGCGGCATCCTGGTCGGTGACGCCTCGGCCTACGGCGTGCTGCGGCCCATGGTCGCCAGTGAGCTGCCCGGTGACCCGCTGGCGCTGATCGCCCCGACCACCGGCGGCGACGCTCCCGGCCTCGGTGTGGGGGCGCTGCCGGACATCGCACAGATCTGCTCGTGCAACAACGTCACGAAGGGGGACCTGACCGAGGCCATCGCCGGCGGATGCTGCGATGTCGCCGACCTCAAGAAGTGCACGCTGGCCGGTACGTCGTGCGGGTCCTGTGTTCCGCTGCTCAAGCAACTCCTCGAGGCCCAGGGGGTGGAGCAGTCCAAGGCGCTGTGCGAGCACTTCAGCCAGTCACGCGCCGAGTTGTTCGAGATCATCTCGGCCACCGAGATCCGCACCTTCTCGGGGCTGATCGAGCGCTTCGGCACCGGAAAAGGTTGCGACATCTGCAAACCCACGATCGCGTCGATCCTGGCATCGACGAGTTCGGACCACATCCTCGACGGTGAGCAGGCCGCGCTGCAGGACAGCAACGACCACTTCCTGGCCAACATCCAACGCAACGGCAGCTACTCGGTGGTGCCCCGCGTGCCCGGCGGAGACATCACGCCCGAACAGCTGATCCTGATCGGCGAGATCGCAAGGGATTTCGGCCTCTACACCAAGATCACCGGCGGCCAGCGCATCGACATGTTCGGCGCGCGGGTCGAGCAGTTGCCCGAGATCTGGCGACGACTGGTCGAAGGCGGCATGGAGTCCGGCCATGCCTACGGCAAATCGCTGCGCACTGTGAAGAGTTGCGTGGGGAGTGACTGGTGCCGCTACGGACAACAGGATTCGGTCCAGATGGCCATCAACCTCGAGTTGCGGTACCGCGGTCTGCGCGCACCGCACAAGATCAAGATGGGTGTTTCGGGTTGTGCACGCGAGTGTGCCGAGGCCCGTGGCAAGGACGTCGGCGTCATCGCGACCGACAGTGGGTGGAACCTCTACGTCGGCGGCAACGGCGGCATGACGCCGCGGCATGCGCAACTGCTGGCGGGCGATCTCGACGACGAGACCCTGATCCGCTACATCGACCGGTTCCTCATGTTTTACATCCGCACGGCGGACCGGTTGCAACGCACGGCGCCGTGGGTCGAGGCCCTCGACGGCGGCATCGATCACCTCCGCGATGTCGTGTGCGACGATTCGCTCGGCCTGGCCGAGGAGTTCGAGGCCGCGATGGCCCGCCACGTCGAGGGTTACGCCTGCGAGTGGAAAGGCGTGCTGCAAGACCCTGACAAGCTCGCGCGTTTCGTCTCGTTCGTCAATGCGCCCGACACCCCCGATCCGACCGTCTCGTTCACCGAGCGCAGCGGACGCAAGGTTCCCGACCTGCGTCCGGTATCCATCGGAATGCCCACGATCCGGCCACTACAGGAGATGTCATGA
- the nirD gene encoding nitrite reductase small subunit NirD, whose protein sequence is MTLTDDRKDVVAQTHSEWTRACAYDFLIPGRGVAVLLADGSQAALFKLDDGSVHAIGNIDPFSGAAVMSRGITGDRGGCLTVQSPIKKQAFALVDGVCLDDPEVSLPVYRTRISADGFVEIA, encoded by the coding sequence ATGACGCTGACCGACGATCGTAAGGACGTTGTCGCCCAGACACACTCGGAGTGGACCAGGGCGTGTGCCTACGACTTCCTCATACCGGGACGCGGTGTCGCGGTGCTGTTGGCCGACGGATCGCAGGCCGCCTTGTTCAAGCTGGATGACGGTTCGGTGCACGCCATCGGCAACATCGACCCGTTCTCGGGCGCCGCGGTGATGTCGCGTGGGATCACCGGTGACCGCGGCGGCTGCCTGACGGTGCAGTCGCCCATCAAGAAGCAGGCGTTCGCGCTCGTCGACGGGGTCTGCCTCGACGATCCCGAGGTGTCGCTGCCGGTGTACCGGACGAGGATCTCCGCCGACGGTTTCGTGGAGATCGCCTGA
- a CDS encoding Fur family transcriptional regulator, with amino-acid sequence MSDTRQSKSTAQLRDDVRERFGDPVVIEAVYRNLTVLERRGDVRRSKSSGRDTHWLAASEHIG; translated from the coding sequence TTGAGCGATACGAGACAGTCGAAGTCCACCGCGCAACTGCGCGATGACGTACGCGAGAGGTTCGGCGATCCGGTCGTGATCGAGGCCGTGTACCGCAACCTGACGGTGCTGGAGCGCCGCGGCGACGTACGCCGCAGCAAATCCTCCGGGCGCGACACACACTGGCTTGCCGCCAGTGAGCACATCGGCTGA
- a CDS encoding sirohydrochlorin chelatase yields MSLLLVAHGTRKPGGVAMIADLAERVAEQLERSVQVAFVDVLGPTPRDVLDTMPADRPVVLVPAFLAAGYHVRVDVPAHVSASGHPLVTVTPPLGPCHGTVRVLADRLVESGWQPGDAVILAAAGTSDPYAQSDLRRTAAMLSAVTGDRVELAYAATGAPRIADAVAAQRRRSDRRIVVASYLLAEGLFQDRLREAGADLVTAPLGTHGGMVRLVANRFRRAGVLSLPAAA; encoded by the coding sequence ATGAGCCTGCTGCTGGTGGCGCACGGCACCCGCAAACCCGGTGGGGTCGCGATGATCGCCGATCTCGCCGAGCGGGTGGCCGAACAGCTCGAACGAAGTGTCCAGGTCGCATTCGTCGACGTATTGGGCCCGACCCCACGGGACGTGCTGGACACCATGCCGGCCGATCGGCCGGTGGTGCTGGTGCCCGCATTCCTCGCCGCCGGGTATCACGTGCGCGTCGACGTTCCTGCTCATGTGTCGGCCAGCGGCCATCCGCTCGTCACGGTCACCCCGCCGCTCGGACCCTGTCACGGGACCGTCCGGGTGCTCGCCGATCGGCTCGTCGAATCCGGGTGGCAGCCGGGCGACGCGGTGATCCTGGCCGCAGCCGGCACCTCGGACCCGTACGCACAGTCCGATCTGCGCCGGACCGCCGCGATGCTGTCAGCCGTTACCGGCGACCGCGTAGAGCTGGCCTACGCCGCCACCGGCGCTCCGAGGATCGCCGACGCCGTCGCGGCGCAGCGCCGCCGCAGCGACCGCCGCATAGTCGTGGCTTCCTATCTGCTCGCCGAGGGTCTTTTCCAGGATCGGCTGCGTGAGGCCGGCGCCGACCTGGTAACCGCTCCACTGGGCACCCACGGGGGCATGGTCCGGCTCGTCGCGAACCGGTTCCGCCGGGCCGGCGTTCTCAGCCTGCCTGCTGCGGCGTGA